A portion of the Sphaerochaeta pleomorpha str. Grapes genome contains these proteins:
- the holA gene encoding DNA polymerase III subunit delta yields the protein MIGPSYLLLGPETGEKEQRLKEIRNELRKQIGSDPELHRFYPFETENGEIFAALDNNSLFAEYRLVLLSQAESMSASLTTSIAQYLAHPSTSATLVILSSDTSVSAKIMKAVPKENTKVFYELFDNQKTDWVRNFFRRFGLTITSDAIDLLLDLIENNTQELRTVCTQLAMFWQTGEKKVAIGEDDVEAYIHHSRQEDAFTLFPEIAAGSFKQSIDTLHSILGSGDSGAPILLVSGLLWQFRRLLSIQESIASGKSEYEAFSSASVLGKASSLRNPKDKSTYHTALATYSLEQCRDIITVLSDADISSKEAGNDLVELVLEQMLYQIIIKKGKKTQGIPFASFLQRKGL from the coding sequence ATGATCGGACCATCATACCTCCTGCTAGGGCCAGAAACAGGTGAGAAGGAACAACGGCTCAAGGAAATTCGCAACGAACTGAGAAAACAGATCGGCTCAGATCCTGAATTGCATCGTTTCTATCCGTTCGAGACGGAAAACGGGGAAATCTTTGCAGCGTTGGATAACAACTCGCTGTTCGCGGAGTACCGGCTTGTCTTGCTCAGCCAGGCAGAGTCTATGAGTGCCTCCCTGACAACCTCCATTGCCCAGTATCTGGCCCATCCGAGTACCTCGGCAACCCTGGTGATACTATCGAGTGATACTTCGGTCTCTGCAAAAATCATGAAAGCAGTGCCAAAGGAAAATACCAAAGTATTCTACGAGTTGTTCGACAACCAGAAAACAGACTGGGTGCGGAATTTTTTCCGTCGGTTCGGCCTTACCATCACCTCTGATGCTATCGACTTATTATTGGACCTGATAGAAAACAACACACAGGAATTGAGAACCGTTTGTACACAGCTTGCCATGTTCTGGCAGACCGGGGAGAAAAAGGTTGCCATCGGAGAGGATGATGTTGAAGCCTACATCCACCATAGCAGGCAGGAAGATGCCTTCACCCTTTTCCCTGAAATAGCTGCCGGTTCTTTCAAACAAAGCATTGATACCTTGCATAGCATTCTTGGCAGCGGGGACAGCGGGGCCCCAATCCTTTTGGTTTCCGGCCTTCTCTGGCAATTCAGGCGTCTGCTTTCCATTCAAGAGTCAATTGCTTCCGGGAAAAGCGAATACGAGGCTTTCAGCAGTGCAAGTGTACTGGGAAAAGCATCTTCGTTGCGAAATCCCAAGGACAAATCGACCTACCATACGGCACTAGCAACCTATAGCCTGGAACAATGCAGAGACATTATCACTGTTTTATCTGATGCGGATATTTCGAGCAAGGAAGCAGGAAATGATCTGGTTGAATTGGTACTGGAGCAGATGCTCTACCAAATCATCATAAAGAAAGGTAAAAAAACCCAGGGAATACCCTTTGCTTCGTTTTTACAGCGTAAGGGTCTTTAA
- the uvrC gene encoding excinuclease ABC subunit UvrC, translated as MKKKDSIPYSSEAEVESIGTAVMEASEPATQAKELPHVSGVYLMRDKDDAIIYVGKAKDLRKRVTSYFLANRNAKTAALVKKIVRIEHIITGNEYEALILENNLIKKYSPHYNISLKDGKSYPMIRITAEPFPKVFKTRRIINDGSSYYGPFPDAGKLEMCLDLIKKLFPLRRCSIPLKKREKPCLYYHIGLCSGPCASMVSEEEYRKSITAVKNMLEGHNEQLVKDLTKDMQEASKALRFEDAATKRDLLNAIKVISTEQQVEDFVQESRDYAAIEMRGPLCTISLMQMRDGRLIGRALYRAETLGDETETLLNFLVQYYADGLKLPQFLYVSHEIDVELIRRYFVEQLKGRLEVSVPLEGKHFRILRMASENASRDVEKRLKSRDNTPALELLAKFLDLESPPSLIEGFDIAQLSGKYTVASLISFRDGNPDKPNYRRYNMRTLGGKIDDYEAMREAVARRYTKILNENLERPDLLVIDGGKGQVNAVREVLDDLSLFDIPVVGLAKDVEEIVFDDGRESLLLPEHSEALRLLIAVRDECHRFATSANQAMRSHEASFKLLESVEGIGKTRSQALMKTFGSMEEMLKKTDKELAQEAHIPLVVAQRILKTLTL; from the coding sequence ATGAAAAAGAAAGATTCCATACCCTATAGCAGCGAAGCCGAAGTCGAAAGTATCGGTACTGCAGTGATGGAGGCAAGTGAGCCTGCGACACAGGCAAAAGAATTGCCCCATGTAAGTGGTGTCTATCTCATGCGTGATAAAGATGATGCGATTATTTATGTTGGTAAGGCCAAGGACTTGCGCAAACGCGTTACCAGTTACTTTTTGGCCAATCGAAATGCCAAGACCGCTGCATTGGTCAAGAAGATCGTACGCATAGAACATATAATAACGGGAAACGAATACGAAGCCCTTATTCTCGAGAATAACCTTATAAAGAAATATTCTCCGCACTACAATATCTCTCTCAAAGACGGGAAAAGCTACCCAATGATCCGCATAACCGCTGAACCCTTTCCAAAGGTATTCAAAACAAGGCGGATTATCAATGACGGTTCCTCCTACTACGGGCCGTTTCCCGATGCAGGGAAGCTGGAGATGTGTCTGGATCTGATCAAGAAGCTCTTTCCGCTCAGAAGATGTAGCATTCCTTTGAAAAAAAGGGAAAAACCCTGTCTTTATTATCATATTGGACTGTGTTCCGGGCCTTGTGCCTCAATGGTGAGCGAAGAGGAATATCGTAAATCCATTACGGCTGTAAAAAACATGCTTGAGGGGCACAACGAGCAATTGGTAAAGGATTTGACCAAGGATATGCAAGAGGCGAGCAAAGCCCTGCGATTCGAGGATGCAGCAACCAAACGGGACCTGCTCAATGCAATAAAAGTAATTTCCACTGAACAGCAGGTTGAGGATTTTGTCCAGGAAAGTCGCGATTACGCAGCCATCGAGATGCGTGGGCCTCTCTGTACCATTTCTCTCATGCAGATGCGCGACGGCCGCTTGATCGGAAGGGCGCTTTACCGGGCGGAGACGCTTGGCGACGAAACCGAGACCCTGCTCAATTTCCTTGTGCAGTATTATGCCGATGGCCTGAAACTTCCCCAGTTTCTCTATGTCTCGCATGAAATTGATGTCGAATTGATCAGGAGATATTTCGTTGAACAGTTGAAGGGGAGGCTTGAGGTCTCGGTTCCCCTCGAAGGGAAACACTTCAGGATTTTGCGAATGGCCAGTGAGAATGCATCCCGCGATGTGGAGAAGCGTTTGAAAAGCCGGGACAATACCCCGGCCTTGGAACTGCTTGCCAAATTCCTCGATCTCGAAAGTCCTCCCTCGTTGATAGAAGGGTTCGATATTGCCCAGTTATCGGGCAAATATACCGTTGCGTCCTTGATATCCTTCCGTGATGGCAACCCTGATAAGCCAAACTACCGCAGGTATAACATGCGTACCCTTGGGGGCAAGATTGACGACTATGAAGCGATGAGGGAGGCTGTTGCCCGTCGTTATACGAAGATTCTCAACGAGAACCTTGAACGTCCCGACCTTTTGGTTATCGATGGGGGCAAAGGGCAGGTAAATGCCGTACGTGAGGTGCTTGATGATCTTTCCCTGTTCGATATTCCTGTTGTCGGATTGGCCAAGGATGTGGAGGAAATCGTATTTGATGACGGAAGGGAATCGCTTCTTCTCCCTGAACATAGCGAAGCCTTGAGGCTTCTCATTGCCGTGCGTGACGAATGCCATCGATTCGCAACCAGTGCAAACCAGGCAATGCGTAGCCATGAGGCATCCTTCAAACTTCTGGAATCTGTGGAGGGCATAGGGAAAACGCGAAGCCAGGCACTGATGAAAACGTTTGGGAGTATGGAAGAAATGCTCAAGAAAACCGATAAGGAGCTGGCACAGGAAGCTCATATACCACTGGTGGTTGCCCAGAGAATATTAAAGACCCTTACGCTGTAA
- a CDS encoding SPL family radical SAM protein, with protein sequence MAIKKLYTEAMDHPLFHKLPEPEQQYIANLEKTYHFSFQEQRQLLETASDLIQWQKGPLSSWIDENKANKVQGSRRAKLLVSDLLAKVQKERQKPTDYSDFSPEQRLPDKYQSILVTADKLMGRCPCPVEGEKTRCCNLKTLDAVQQCAFGCSYCSIQSFYNSHQIQVVGNLKERLESIELDEDTWHIGTGQSSDSLLWGNDYGTLDALCILAKRYPGTIIELKTKSQRTDWTQMPSLPKNIVATWSLNAPTIIEKEEHLTASLEGRIEAARKAADKGIPIGFHLHPMVYFEGWQQEYKKVIDLVTATFDASELVLFSFGTLTFTKAVLKELREQHRESRILDMDLTAAAGKYSYPLATKREMFSFAYAQFPRIWKEEGPFFYLCMEDPSLWEPTFGYSYENDRLFEAAMKSAYTATIECFRKVNDPVSYL encoded by the coding sequence TTGGCAATCAAGAAACTATACACTGAGGCCATGGACCATCCTTTATTTCATAAGCTCCCGGAACCGGAACAGCAGTATATAGCAAATCTTGAAAAAACCTATCATTTCAGTTTCCAGGAACAACGACAATTGCTGGAAACCGCCTCTGATCTGATCCAGTGGCAGAAAGGGCCCTTGTCCTCCTGGATTGACGAAAACAAGGCAAACAAAGTACAGGGAAGCAGAAGAGCAAAACTCCTTGTATCCGACCTTTTGGCAAAAGTCCAAAAGGAAAGGCAAAAACCTACAGACTATAGTGATTTTTCACCGGAACAAAGGCTCCCTGACAAATACCAGAGCATTCTGGTAACCGCTGACAAACTCATGGGGCGTTGCCCCTGCCCTGTAGAGGGGGAAAAAACCAGATGTTGCAACCTAAAAACCCTCGATGCGGTACAACAGTGTGCTTTTGGGTGTTCCTATTGCTCAATCCAATCATTTTATAACAGCCACCAGATTCAGGTGGTTGGGAATCTCAAGGAACGTCTGGAGTCAATCGAATTGGATGAGGATACCTGGCATATAGGCACTGGGCAATCGAGTGATTCGCTACTCTGGGGGAACGATTACGGGACCCTTGATGCACTTTGCATCCTTGCGAAACGCTATCCTGGCACCATTATCGAATTGAAAACAAAAAGCCAGCGTACAGACTGGACCCAAATGCCGTCCCTACCAAAAAACATAGTTGCTACCTGGTCCTTGAATGCCCCCACCATCATTGAAAAAGAGGAACATCTCACCGCAAGTCTCGAAGGGCGGATCGAGGCAGCGAGAAAAGCAGCAGACAAAGGAATCCCTATAGGATTCCATCTCCACCCAATGGTTTATTTTGAAGGCTGGCAACAAGAATACAAAAAAGTTATAGATTTGGTGACTGCCACCTTCGACGCCAGTGAACTGGTACTGTTTTCATTCGGTACCCTCACGTTTACCAAAGCAGTACTGAAAGAACTCAGGGAACAGCACAGGGAAAGCAGAATCCTTGACATGGATCTGACAGCGGCAGCAGGCAAATATTCCTATCCTCTTGCGACGAAACGGGAAATGTTTTCCTTCGCCTATGCCCAGTTCCCTAGGATTTGGAAAGAAGAAGGCCCCTTCTTCTATCTCTGCATGGAAGATCCCTCGCTCTGGGAACCTACCTTTGGCTATAGCTACGAAAATGACCGTTTATTCGAGGCCGCTATGAAAAGTGCATATACGGCCACCATTGAATGTTTCAGAAAAGTAAATGACCCTGTTTCCTATCTGTAA
- a CDS encoding 2-oxo acid dehydrogenase subunit E2 gives MNKRNDAVRVYDILPYKQIFPFIMKKRSEALVFQSMIIDLTKTVEFIKTNKAPDGRSYRVFEVFIAAILRTIALRPELNRFLANNKYWQRNELSVNFVVKEDYTDDAPEHSMPLYFKEEMTLPEIADIINKAILEQRNPSNDSSTDALIRFFLRFPQWFIKAFVIFASNLDKHGRAPRALREADGLHTTIFISNMGSIGLGGGSPHHHLYEWGTTSLFATMGIMRRTRKKVGDKTIITDSMEVGFTVDERITDGFYFTKSIKIMQDLLNNPASLMERPVLPPKPLTKKEFSKKLKEKKLQDKMATSV, from the coding sequence ATGAATAAACGCAACGACGCAGTACGCGTATATGATATTCTCCCGTACAAGCAGATTTTTCCATTTATCATGAAAAAACGAAGTGAGGCCTTGGTTTTCCAAAGTATGATCATAGATTTGACAAAGACTGTCGAGTTTATCAAGACAAACAAAGCCCCTGACGGAAGATCATACCGGGTTTTTGAGGTATTCATTGCAGCAATTCTTAGGACAATAGCCCTCAGACCAGAATTGAATCGCTTTCTGGCAAACAATAAATATTGGCAAAGAAATGAATTGTCCGTAAATTTTGTGGTCAAGGAAGATTATACAGACGATGCCCCTGAACACAGTATGCCGCTGTATTTCAAGGAAGAGATGACCCTTCCCGAAATTGCCGATATTATCAATAAGGCTATCCTCGAGCAAAGGAACCCTTCAAACGATTCTTCAACCGATGCCTTGATACGATTCTTTCTCCGTTTTCCCCAGTGGTTCATTAAAGCCTTTGTTATCTTTGCAAGCAATCTGGACAAACACGGGAGAGCCCCCAGGGCACTGAGGGAAGCCGATGGCCTGCATACCACTATTTTTATCAGCAATATGGGAAGCATCGGCCTGGGAGGCGGAAGCCCCCATCACCATCTGTATGAATGGGGTACCACGAGTCTGTTCGCTACCATGGGAATAATGCGGAGAACCCGAAAGAAAGTCGGGGACAAGACAATAATCACAGACTCGATGGAAGTGGGGTTTACCGTTGACGAACGGATCACCGATGGATTCTATTTCACCAAGTCGATCAAGATAATGCAGGACCTGCTCAACAACCCTGCCTCCTTGATGGAACGGCCGGTGCTCCCACCAAAGCCGTTGACCAAGAAAGAATTCTCGAAAAAATTGAAAGAAAAGAAATTGCAGGATAAGATGGCTACTTCAGTTTAG
- the thyX gene encoding FAD-dependent thymidylate synthase, with product MAHCIVSAAEEILDKEFAVLDHGFVRLVDYLGSDERIVQSARVSYGSGTKSYRQDKGLITYLLRNDHTSPFEQVNFTFHIKMPIFVARQWIRHRTGRVNEISGRYSVMTDECYRPDKEHINLQSDDNKQGRRNECVDDALANQVLSILEEDQKRSYENYEKLLNLGIARELSRIDLPLSMYTEWYWQMDLHNLFHFLQLRLDAHAQYEIRVYAQTILEMVKTVCPIATEAFEEYKVGGTNFSASELAALKSMLSGMENPLTGRNRELFEAKLK from the coding sequence ATGGCCCATTGCATTGTAAGTGCTGCAGAAGAAATATTAGACAAGGAATTCGCTGTCCTCGACCATGGTTTTGTTCGTCTTGTGGATTATCTCGGTAGTGATGAGCGTATCGTCCAAAGTGCCCGGGTTTCCTATGGCAGCGGTACGAAATCCTATCGGCAGGACAAGGGTTTGATAACCTATCTGCTTCGCAACGACCATACCTCACCGTTTGAACAGGTCAATTTCACCTTCCATATCAAGATGCCCATATTCGTGGCAAGGCAGTGGATCCGTCACAGGACAGGCCGTGTAAACGAAATAAGCGGTCGCTATAGCGTCATGACCGATGAGTGTTACCGCCCTGACAAGGAACACATCAATTTGCAGAGCGACGATAACAAACAGGGACGAAGAAACGAATGTGTTGACGATGCTTTGGCCAACCAGGTCCTCTCCATCCTCGAAGAAGACCAGAAGAGAAGCTATGAGAACTACGAGAAACTCCTCAACCTTGGAATAGCCCGGGAATTGTCAAGGATAGACCTTCCTTTGAGCATGTATACCGAATGGTACTGGCAGATGGACCTACATAACCTTTTTCATTTTTTGCAGTTGCGTCTCGATGCCCATGCACAATATGAAATTCGCGTGTATGCACAGACAATCCTGGAAATGGTCAAGACTGTCTGTCCTATCGCCACAGAGGCTTTTGAAGAATATAAAGTGGGCGGCACGAATTTCAGCGCAAGCGAATTGGCTGCGCTAAAATCAATGCTATCTGGAATGGAAAACCCGCTTACTGGCAGAAACAGGGAACTATTCGAGGCTAAACTGAAGTAG
- a CDS encoding RsmE family RNA methyltransferase, with the protein METLYPHVFGYAILSPMNIILFDELSAENFLPFSDYRGEHIQKILHLKEGDQFLAGVTNKQKGLATITSIDETGVHFRFVAQHDNSSHLYPVTLLLAQVRPICMKRILREAVSLGVERILLTGCDTTEKSYANANLYKSGEYKSILLDGAMQSGETGVSEVLFARSVDHAMHLLLANTKRILLDNVLESKPLSSMEIGSDVPVVLAIGPERGFSDRERDVMMSSGFVPATLGARILRTETACSAGLGVLLGRMGLL; encoded by the coding sequence ATGGAAACACTCTATCCCCATGTTTTCGGCTATGCTATACTTTCGCCCATGAATATCATCCTCTTTGACGAACTTTCAGCTGAAAATTTCCTCCCTTTTTCTGATTATCGGGGTGAACATATCCAGAAAATACTTCATTTGAAAGAAGGTGACCAGTTTCTTGCCGGTGTTACAAACAAGCAGAAAGGCCTAGCCACGATTACCTCGATCGATGAGACTGGCGTCCATTTCAGGTTTGTCGCACAACATGACAATTCTTCCCACCTCTATCCTGTTACGTTGCTGCTGGCGCAGGTACGGCCCATCTGTATGAAAAGGATCCTCAGGGAGGCTGTGAGCCTTGGGGTTGAAAGAATTTTGCTCACCGGGTGCGACACCACCGAGAAATCCTATGCGAATGCAAATCTCTACAAGTCGGGAGAGTATAAATCCATCCTGCTCGACGGTGCGATGCAAAGTGGGGAAACCGGCGTCAGTGAAGTACTTTTTGCCCGTTCGGTCGACCATGCGATGCATCTGCTCCTTGCCAATACAAAAAGGATTCTCCTTGATAATGTGCTGGAAAGCAAACCTCTTTCAAGCATGGAGATAGGTTCTGACGTGCCTGTGGTACTGGCCATAGGACCCGAGAGGGGATTCAGTGACAGGGAACGGGATGTGATGATGTCCTCGGGTTTTGTCCCGGCAACCTTAGGTGCCAGGATCTTGCGTACGGAGACAGCCTGTTCTGCCGGGCTTGGCGTATTGCTAGGCAGGATGGGATTGCTTTGA
- a CDS encoding lipoate--protein ligase gives MDNAIYIATTHNCAANLAGEAYLLGQEYDHILYLWVNDPCIVIGRFQNPFSECNLEAMEKDHVQLVRRQSGGGAVYHDQGNLCFTFVGKKDVSSKEENFKIVLDALRSLGIEGELSGRNDIVMQGKKISGNAFQTTKDKFCHHGTLLVNSDLSVMGNYLTPSSSKLASKAVKSVASRVGNLQQAKGDIEMKMVEDALIVAFCKAYGPTEIEEIDFLNFPESQRDFHLFGDKETILSKTPQFSHAISHRYSWGEATVHLDIIKGVIETARVYTDCLDTNLVPQIEKCLNSVPYRKEALQAVVDIEQDERVLELVSFLISQL, from the coding sequence ATGGACAATGCAATCTATATCGCAACAACACATAACTGCGCTGCCAATCTGGCAGGCGAGGCCTACCTGCTTGGTCAAGAATATGACCATATCCTCTATCTGTGGGTAAATGACCCGTGTATCGTCATCGGACGATTCCAGAATCCGTTTTCCGAATGCAATCTCGAGGCAATGGAAAAAGACCATGTACAGCTGGTACGCCGGCAAAGTGGAGGCGGGGCTGTCTACCATGACCAAGGGAATCTCTGTTTTACGTTCGTGGGGAAAAAAGACGTTTCCTCGAAAGAAGAGAACTTCAAGATAGTCCTTGATGCCCTTCGTTCTCTCGGTATTGAAGGCGAACTCTCAGGACGGAATGATATAGTCATGCAAGGCAAGAAGATATCGGGAAATGCTTTCCAGACCACCAAGGATAAGTTCTGCCACCATGGCACGCTACTGGTCAACAGCGATTTGTCGGTGATGGGAAACTACCTCACCCCGAGTAGTTCCAAACTTGCTTCCAAAGCAGTGAAATCAGTTGCCTCAAGGGTGGGAAACCTGCAACAGGCAAAAGGTGACATTGAGATGAAAATGGTTGAGGACGCCCTTATCGTTGCATTCTGCAAAGCGTATGGACCTACCGAGATAGAGGAAATAGATTTTTTAAATTTTCCTGAATCCCAACGGGATTTCCATCTCTTCGGGGACAAGGAAACCATTCTCAGCAAAACCCCGCAGTTTTCCCATGCAATCTCGCACAGATATTCCTGGGGTGAAGCAACCGTGCATCTGGATATTATCAAGGGAGTGATCGAGACAGCACGCGTGTATACCGATTGTCTCGACACCAACCTTGTCCCCCAGATAGAGAAATGCCTGAACAGCGTACCTTACAGGAAGGAAGCTCTCCAGGCAGTTGTGGACATTGAACAGGATGAAAGAGTGCTGGAATTGGTATCTTTCCTTATCAGTCAGCTCTAA
- the malQ gene encoding 4-alpha-glucanotransferase, with amino-acid sequence MQHLQRQCGLLLHPTSLPSNLGIGSLGDEAMAFIDLLKQAKVTLWQILPLGPTGYGDSPYAARSTFAGNELLIDLKTLAYEGFLEIGDVLVHPSFPRNRIDYSMVRSFKEPLLKKASDAFLALADSKHKEAYASFCKENAWWLDDYALYQVLCSEYNDSRWNSMWPKDLTLRKPAALKKATDTHKMEIERVKVQQYFFFTQYKAVKDYANANGVSIIGDIPIFVAPDSVDAWTNTRLLKMDKDGMQTASSGVPPDAFSSDGQLWGNPVYNWKEHEKENFAWWIKRIEQTLKLCDIIRIDHFRGFAAYWEVPQGETTAVKGTWVPAPGEKLMAALKQALGDQIPLIAEDLGVITEDVEQLRDSNNLPGMKILQFAFNLENGKLDTTNAYLPHNCQYNSVIYTGTHDNNTTQGWYNELDGVTKDKVRRYLEAPDDQVLWQMIRVLMMSASQYAILPMQDLLGLGSEGRMNVPSTCGQNNWSWQLHSLDIDMWRIDRLRGLIEIYGRIGA; translated from the coding sequence ATGCAACACCTTCAACGACAGTGCGGATTGCTTTTGCATCCCACTTCCCTTCCTTCTAATCTGGGTATCGGTAGCCTTGGTGATGAAGCCATGGCTTTTATTGACTTATTAAAACAAGCTAAAGTAACACTTTGGCAGATTCTTCCACTAGGACCAACCGGCTATGGCGATTCTCCCTATGCCGCCAGGTCTACCTTTGCAGGGAATGAATTACTCATTGATTTAAAAACCCTCGCCTATGAAGGGTTTTTGGAAATAGGGGATGTGCTGGTCCACCCTTCATTCCCCCGTAACCGAATCGATTACTCGATGGTACGTTCATTCAAGGAACCCCTTTTGAAAAAGGCCTCCGACGCTTTCCTCGCCCTTGCCGACAGTAAGCACAAAGAGGCCTATGCTTCTTTTTGCAAGGAAAATGCCTGGTGGCTTGACGACTACGCCCTCTATCAAGTGCTTTGTTCTGAATATAATGACTCCCGATGGAATAGCATGTGGCCGAAAGACCTGACCTTGAGAAAGCCTGCAGCCCTGAAGAAAGCAACAGATACCCATAAAATGGAAATAGAGCGGGTCAAAGTACAGCAATACTTTTTCTTCACCCAGTATAAGGCGGTAAAGGATTATGCAAATGCCAATGGCGTCTCCATAATCGGTGATATTCCCATATTTGTAGCACCGGACAGCGTTGATGCCTGGACAAACACCAGACTTCTGAAAATGGACAAAGATGGAATGCAGACTGCTTCCAGCGGCGTTCCCCCAGATGCTTTCTCCTCGGATGGCCAGCTTTGGGGAAATCCTGTCTATAACTGGAAAGAGCATGAGAAAGAAAACTTTGCCTGGTGGATCAAAAGGATTGAACAGACACTTAAGCTCTGTGATATTATCAGGATCGACCACTTCCGTGGGTTCGCTGCCTATTGGGAAGTCCCCCAGGGCGAGACCACGGCGGTCAAGGGGACCTGGGTTCCGGCTCCCGGCGAGAAACTCATGGCAGCCTTGAAACAAGCCCTTGGGGACCAGATTCCCCTTATTGCCGAGGATCTCGGGGTGATAACCGAGGATGTAGAGCAGTTGAGAGACAGCAACAACCTACCGGGAATGAAAATCCTTCAGTTTGCCTTCAACCTGGAAAATGGGAAACTTGACACCACCAATGCCTATCTTCCCCATAACTGCCAGTATAACAGCGTCATATATACCGGTACGCATGACAACAATACAACCCAAGGCTGGTATAACGAACTTGATGGAGTGACCAAGGACAAAGTCAGGCGTTACCTTGAGGCCCCCGATGACCAGGTACTCTGGCAAATGATCAGGGTCCTGATGATGAGTGCTTCCCAGTATGCAATCCTGCCCATGCAGGACCTTCTTGGCCTTGGGAGTGAGGGGCGCATGAATGTCCCTTCCACCTGTGGGCAAAACAACTGGAGCTGGCAGCTACATTCCCTCGATATCGATATGTGGCGAATTGACCGACTGCGAGGCCTCATCGAAATTTACGGGAGAATAGGGGCTTAG
- a CDS encoding CarD family transcriptional regulator, protein MNSVRNNVQFTVGDHVVYPLQGVGIIKRVEERSFRGTKTLYYVIYLDISDMTVMIPVEKSEELGIRGIVEQKEAQAAIDSISSRYEPMPVDWKARYQMNVDLLKQGSIASIAKVVQALYHRSKIKELPVQERKLYDNALRLLIDETAFSLDKDKKEIEMLVFSRLEK, encoded by the coding sequence ATGAATTCAGTGCGGAATAATGTTCAGTTTACGGTCGGAGACCATGTGGTTTACCCTCTTCAGGGAGTTGGTATAATCAAACGTGTCGAGGAACGCTCTTTCAGAGGTACCAAGACTCTCTATTATGTAATCTATCTGGATATCTCTGATATGACAGTAATGATTCCTGTAGAAAAATCAGAGGAATTGGGGATAAGGGGTATCGTGGAACAGAAAGAAGCCCAGGCTGCTATCGATTCCATTTCCAGTAGATACGAACCAATGCCTGTTGATTGGAAAGCCCGTTACCAGATGAATGTCGACTTGCTCAAGCAAGGTTCCATTGCATCCATTGCAAAGGTCGTGCAGGCTCTGTATCACCGAAGCAAGATCAAGGAACTTCCAGTCCAGGAACGCAAGCTCTATGATAATGCCCTCAGGCTTTTGATTGATGAGACTGCATTCTCCTTGGACAAGGACAAGAAGGAAATCGAAATGTTGGTTTTCTCCAGACTGGAGAAGTAA
- a CDS encoding IspD/TarI family cytidylyltransferase: MGFPLHAVIVTAAGRSDRFNITKNEGVKKEYLSIEGHTVLYRSVVPFLQIPNCQAIVVTCPKGMEDQCAVALEDLFEQNQVPVVIANGGESRQASVYNALKMIHDMALPIDYVAIHDGARCYISPSLIIRTLATATVFKGAVPALPPTDALKTIDENGVLCGHIDRSRTVAVQTPQIFHFPEIFYAHQVANTNEKTYVDDTEIFSDFGQSVGICEGERENKKITYIEDIPDAEQQIAQYLIDLEKGRQSAQAARALHEAMQSVKQEQGTV; this comes from the coding sequence ATGGGATTCCCTCTACATGCGGTCATTGTCACGGCTGCCGGACGTAGCGATAGATTCAATATAACCAAAAACGAAGGTGTAAAAAAGGAATACCTATCGATAGAGGGTCATACTGTCCTCTATCGTTCTGTCGTACCTTTTTTACAGATTCCAAATTGCCAGGCAATTGTTGTTACCTGTCCCAAAGGGATGGAAGACCAGTGCGCCGTGGCCCTTGAAGATCTCTTCGAGCAGAATCAAGTGCCGGTTGTCATTGCCAACGGAGGAGAGAGTCGTCAGGCTTCCGTGTATAATGCACTGAAAATGATCCATGACATGGCTCTTCCCATCGATTATGTTGCTATCCATGACGGAGCCCGTTGCTATATTAGTCCTTCCTTGATAATCCGTACGCTGGCAACTGCGACGGTATTCAAAGGAGCTGTCCCTGCCTTACCTCCTACCGATGCCTTGAAAACCATCGATGAGAACGGGGTTTTGTGCGGACATATCGACAGAAGCAGGACAGTCGCTGTCCAGACTCCCCAGATTTTCCATTTCCCTGAGATTTTCTATGCCCACCAGGTGGCGAACACCAACGAGAAAACCTATGTGGATGACACTGAGATTTTCTCTGATTTTGGGCAAAGCGTAGGGATTTGCGAAGGCGAACGGGAAAATAAGAAAATTACCTATATTGAAGATATTCCCGATGCCGAGCAGCAGATTGCCCAGTACCTGATCGACCTTGAGAAGGGCAGACAGAGTGCCCAGGCTGCACGGGCTCTCCATGAAGCGATGCAGAGTGTGAAGCAAGAGCAGGGAACGGTATGA